The Aminipila terrae nucleotide sequence GGATACACCTCCTGCAAAGATAATATCATTTATTTCAAATTGTTTTGCTGCATTCACTGAAACCGAGATAATGGTTTCAGAAATTTTATCAAATAACTCTTTAATCAAAAGATTTTGGTTAAGGGATTCTCTTTTCTCCATTTGTCTTTGTATTATTCTACTGCACTGAGTTTCTATACCAGATAAATTAAAATATAATCCGTCCATTTTAATCCTGCTAAGCATCTTTTCCTTTTGTTCCAGCAGAGTTTTTCCCTGTAAAGCCACGTTATCCATCTCTTCACCTGAAGGGAAATTCATTCCTAAAAGAACCCCTACCCTGTCGATAACCTGTCCTAAGGAGATGTCTTTACTTCCTCCTGCGATTTCTATTTTTCCATCAGATACTTTAAGCAGCTCGCAGGTACCTCCTGATAAATGCCATGCAAGATATGGAGTTTTTTGATTCATGCTGCTGTAATATCTTATTGCTTCCAAATGTCCTTCCTGATGGGAAAACATGAAAAAAGGAATGCTTAAGGTATCTGCAATAGCTTTTCCAAATCCATAACCTGCTTTAAAGCAAGGCATATACGACCCTTCTACTGGCCTTGGTCTATTAGATACAGCAACTGCAGAAATATTCATCTTTTTATCTGCAAGGGCTTCAAACATTTCCGGAAGATTCTCAACATGCTGAAAAAGGGCTTCAGATTGTCTTAAACCCCTTTCACCTTTCTTTACCTTCAATAATCTTCTTTTGTCAATTACTATATTCCCTATGCCATCGACTACCGCAATGGAAGTTTTATAATTGCTTGTATCAATTCCTAAAATATAACCATTTTCCATTTTTATTACGCTTCTGTTAACTGATGAGCTATATTTCCCAAAATTCCATTTATAAATTTACCTGATTCATCCGTACCAAACTTCTTGGCCAGAATAACTGCCTCATTTATAGATACGGAAGTGGGAATATCATTCATATGGAGTAATTCTGCTACAGCAAGTCTCAATATAGCAAGATCCACTTTATTTATTCTGTTAATCTTCCAATTGGCACTGGCTTCTTCTATTTTCTGGTCTATTTCTTCTTTATGTTCTAGTATAATATCAAAAATTTCATCTATATAATGTTTTTGAACTTTTAAATCTTCTTTATCTTTAAAAAACTTTTCTTTTATTTCAATGTTGTATTCGTTTTGTACTTCCACCTGAAATAATAGCTGCATCATTAATTCTCTCGCTTCATTGCGATTCATATTTTAATCCTCCTGCTCTTCCTGTTGTTCCTGTTCTGCAAAGTGTACGCCCTGAACATGTATGTTTATTGTTTTTATCGGAACATCTACTATACTTTCCACTTCTTTTTTTACATTTTTCTGTATGTTCCATGCAACTTCTGGTATTTTAACGCCATAGTTAACAATAACATAAATATCTATAATAATTTCATCATCCTCTTTGGATAATTTGATGCCTTTTTTCAGAGG carries:
- a CDS encoding tRNA (adenosine(37)-N6)-threonylcarbamoyltransferase complex transferase subunit TsaD, which produces MENGYILGIDTSNYKTSIAVVDGIGNIVIDKRRLLKVKKGERGLRQSEALFQHVENLPEMFEALADKKMNISAVAVSNRPRPVEGSYMPCFKAGYGFGKAIADTLSIPFFMFSHQEGHLEAIRYYSSMNQKTPYLAWHLSGGTCELLKVSDGKIEIAGGSKDISLGQVIDRVGVLLGMNFPSGEEMDNVALQGKTLLEQKEKMLSRIKMDGLYFNLSGIETQCSRIIQRQMEKRESLNQNLLIKELFDKISETIISVSVNAAKQFEINDIIFAGGVSCSKYISAEIKSSFEGKHTKIQFGRQELAGDNAVGVALLGGKSLWQ
- a CDS encoding Asp23/Gls24 family envelope stress response protein, producing the protein MSIEQEEKLGAVKISDDVIAICVINAALATKGVAGLSGGLTDTISKNILGKEPLKKGIKLSKEDDEIIIDIYVIVNYGVKIPEVAWNIQKNVKKEVESIVDVPIKTINIHVQGVHFAEQEQQEEQED
- the nusB gene encoding transcription antitermination factor NusB codes for the protein MNRNEARELMMQLLFQVEVQNEYNIEIKEKFFKDKEDLKVQKHYIDEIFDIILEHKEEIDQKIEEASANWKINRINKVDLAILRLAVAELLHMNDIPTSVSINEAVILAKKFGTDESGKFINGILGNIAHQLTEA